One window of the Micromonas commoda chromosome 9, complete sequence genome contains the following:
- a CDS encoding predicted protein, producing MSAVAVAPIVAPRTAYRAVSSRPARGARWGRVGPPARRAFSSPVDAPGGGASTSPAPPAVPPPRGEGSAAAALQAADSWRDVLAASTLVVLPDEESVAWQRQRIHRKRRAGGAARALGRIARWLAARDKLGAGGEREQCVNDARFARLVAAAAAPTTEGGAGGGGARVDDDDEEEEEESVRRHHPSPPSSSLTAEERAGDVADALEALRALGSLAPLPWVDERHPGDPVAMRPHVSRLIQIVASANHIAPHDATPAAWACDRLGLFGSTSETNETNGWDAATRRAGDVIKRPAEGLPFKILPDLATSSGTPRGEFGDSGISDLDFLDLDFSLTVEALAAEVPFRAEKLVTRDGKRVDERRETCWMAEDGIGGLAYSGKVMSPAPFTPTVRKLRDAIEASTGERFDCALLNLYPGGDVACKYHRDPDLGLLWARDSIIVSVGETRRFAFRELGKKEDEAHWFRLRSGDCVWMFANCNDDWEHCVMRAEGAAGENDGPRASVVFKRALTGRGGRRGHGMVGEGRRAGRKKNSGPARGSASGPDPIGVKSGGTGRGGRGGAARRRGRGGAGRGGGGRRGG from the coding sequence cgcgccgcccgcggtgcccccgccgcgcggcgagggatccgccgccgccgcgctgcaaGCTGCCGACTCGtggcgcgacgtcctcgccgcgtccacgctcGTCGTGTTACCCGACGAGGAGTCCGTGGCGTGGCAGCGGCAACGGATCCACCGGAAGCGACGAgcgggaggggcggcgagggcgctcgggaggatcgcgcggtggctcgcggcgcgcgataagctcggcgcgggcggcgagaggGAGCAGTgcgtgaacgacgcgcggtttgcgaggctcgtcgccgcggcggccgcgccgacgacggagggaggtgcaggcggcggcggcgcgcgcgtcgacgacgacgacgaagaagaagaagaagaatcCGTCCGTCGTCATCATCCCTCTCCCCCATCCTcctcgctcaccgcggaggagagggccggggacgtcgcggacgcgctcgaggccctccgcgcgctcggctcgctcgcgccgctcccgtGGGTGGACGAACGCCATCCGGGAGATCCCGTCGCCATGCGTCCTCACGTGTCGCGGCTCATCCAAATCGTCGCCTCGGCTAATCACATCGCGCCGCAcgacgccacccccgcggcgtgggcgtgcGACAGGCTCGGTCTGTTCGGCTCGACGAGCGAAACGAACGAAACGAACGGgtgggacgccgcgacgagacgcgcgggcgacgtcatcAAACGCCCGGCGGAGGGTCTGCCGTTCAAAATACTTCCCGACCTCGCGACCTCCtccgggacgccgcgcggggaaTTTGGCGATTCGGGGATTTCGGATTTGGATTTTTTGGATTTGGATTTCTCGCTcaccgtcgaggcgctcgcggcggaggttccGTTCAGGGCCGAGAAGCTCGTCACGCGCGACGGCAAgcgcgtggacgagcgccgcgagacgTGCTGGATGGCCGAggacggcatcggcggccTCGCGTACAGCGGCAAGGTGatgtcgccggcgccgttcaCGCCGACTGTGCGAAAATTAAgggacgcgatcgaggcTTCGACGGGGGAGCGCTTCGACTGCGCTTTACTGAACCTGTACCCCGGGGGCGACGTGGCGTGCAAGTACCACAGGGACCCCGACCTCGGTTTGTTGTGGGCGAGGGATTCCATCATCGTCAGCGTCGGCGAGACGCGACGTTTCGCGTTTCGGGAGCTGGGAaagaaggaggacgaggcgcacTGGTTCCGATTGCGATCGGGCGATTGCGTCTGGATGTTCGCCAACTGCAACGACGACTGGGAGCACTGCGTGATGCGAgcggagggggcggcgggggagaaCGACGGCCCAAGGGCGAGCGTGGTGTTCAAACGCGCGCTCACGGGCCGGGGGGGGCGGAGAGGGCACGGGATGGTCGGCGAAGGAAGACGAGCCGGACGGAAAAAGAATTCCGGGCCCGCTCGTGGGTCAGCCTCGGGGCCTGACCCCATCGGAGTGAAGAGCGGGGGGACGGGccggggaggacggggaggcgcggcgcggcggagaggacggggaggcgccgggcgaggcggcgggggacgacgcggcggctga
- a CDS encoding predicted protein, translated as MAPSSPAVPAAAMDDRDENEDAWRVGGFRVAGVRSKVFAPPPGHPRRSAQGFLVSLERDPASAPPSPMRASGGSDVPLRQLFPGNAAMHRAAESESASRRASPTKTRGRSRDDEPDALGFSTTTQPGDDRRRRATLVRASASTPGRASASSQPAPASPISPEAARAARRAHRKRLAQIVVSHWRWFAADALEALPLWRPFRARTLLRKAMARWARARIDARRERRTRTRDAEETRREEARARREFAVTCLLRWEENARLAKRNRRAHEAARKHALHRACGGRVPHVLPAWRAVITLARRRRLFATNTAATRAKALTKKSVEAWKSTLLAARVSSHLADSMAHARRRRDAGNVLHAWREEAKRRRTARCLVAARVEAARAEIAAGNVLRSWREWTRTRLAKARVRHTQRAVRCAFLRSQSFRGWALYAAYSRECEAIGHAVQRNHERVVKASTVRGWRDAVMGSKLARAAHRYFVWCGTRVWREWCAMASDGAVARRVAYARGWAKDRRRTADFLLRWRAAAADAKRARIANDIAREHDDRRATRSGWRRWCAHVADAERARELTEKAEAHFAFTSAKDAFARWRWASAATRRDAAADAFVMTWLARRTITRWRNQTERALMREARRRVAARHHYRATLRRVLTVVFPRFVEWSKTRNAVRAKAAAHHERVTRRKVMNAWRGPIVTEGRKDRLASRKASVMRDALLALKAFVSWRHWTEKRAAKNRALADADAHHGAVLLHRCLLAWDDWLSGKLRRREATGARVGAAARALGETKRFRIFAGWLEMAREGAVFRVQADRADAHRDERAKVCVLLAWLDHVDQRKKRRMDIVTADRFRRRRLTFDAMEAWVRRVVHRRRRVTGYANAVTWRNARTSRRVWRLWRAWLDRRGRKRAREEAALAMHRDAWMRDGARAWLAAGLESRDRRAERSARVAAEEAAAALVRAGKFARRWRHRVLGARESVARFEPFERVEPFERVAPFERVAFAAVDSRIRSTCSSGGSAASSEDPYRPRLVGGNLGGKRADAEAPAVTAVTDVTAVTAVTAVTAVTPDAPRGFVSFPRLLHPTPPGLPTPPSPWVRPPRTPPASAATSSAMSVASVMTPEDLKRHESVIVEHEALRAESARLAAEARSIDGDSPEDDARRRALEAAASHLRQRRRELLPAVRAAAAALGEAVALSDR; from the coding sequence atggcgccgtcgtcgcccgcggttcccgcggccgcgatggacgaccgAGATGAGAACGAGGACGCgtggcgcgtcggcgggttcaGGGTCGCGGGCGTCCGCAGCAAGGTgttcgcgcctccgccggggcacccgcggcgaagcgcccAGGGGTTCCTCGTCTCCCTGGAGCGGgatcccgcgagcgcgccgccgtcgccgatgcgcgcgagcggcggctccgACGTCCCGCTGCGTCAGCTCTTCCCGgggaacgcggcgatgcaccgcgcggcggagtcggagtccgccagccgacgcgcgtccccgacgaAAACGCGCGGGCGGTCTCGCGACGATGAACCAGATGCGCTCGGattctcgacgacgacgcaacCGGGAGacgaccggcggcgacgcgcgacgctcgtgcgcgcctccgcgtccacccccggccgcgcctccgcgtcgtcccaaccggcaccggcgtcgccgatatccccggaggcggcgcgcgcggcccgaCGCGCGCACCGCAAGCGGCTCGCGCAGATCGTCGTGTCGCACTGGCGCTGGttcgccgctgacgcgctCGAAGCCTTACCGCTGTGGAGACCGTTTCGCGCGAGAACGCTGCTGCGAAAGGCGATGGCGCGGTGGGCTCGGGCGCGtatcgacgcgcgccgcgagagacgaacgcggacgagagacgcggaggagacgaGGCGAGAAGAGGCGCGAGCCAGGCGAGAGTTTGCCGTCACGTGCCTGCTCCGATGGGAAGAAAACGCTCGACTGGCCAAGCGCAATCGCCGGgcgcacgaggcggcgcggaagCACGCGCTGCaccgcgcgtgcggcgggcgcgtcccccACGTCCTCCCGGCGTGGAGGGCCGTTATaacgctcgcgcgacgccgccggctctTCGCGACAAACACAGCCGCGACACGAGCCAAGGCGCTGACGAAAAAATCAGTCGAGGCGTGGAAGTcgacgctcctcgcggcgcgcgtgtcgtcgcacctcgccgattcgatggcgcacgcgcgtcgaaggcgaGACGCGGGTAACGTCCTTCACGCGTGGCGAGAGGAGGCCAAacggcggcgcacggcgaggtGTTTGGTagccgcgcgggtggaggCGGCTCGAGCGGAAATCGCCGCGGGTAACGTCCTTCGCTCGTGGCGCGagtggacgcgaacgcggctAGCCAaggcgcgcgttcgtcacACGCAAAGGGCGGTGCGCTGCGCGTTCCTGCGTTCCCAGTCGTTCCGGGGCTGGGCGCTGTACGCGGCGTACTCGAGGGAGTGCGAAGCCATCGGGCACGCGGTGCAGAGGAATCACGAGCGAGTCGTCAAGGCGTCGACGGttcgcggctggcgcgacgcggtcatGGGCTCTaaactcgcgcgcgcggcccatAGGTACTTCGTCTGGTGCGGCACACGGGTGTGGCGCGAGTGgtgcgcgatggcgagcgacggcgcggtggccaggCGCGTCGCGTACGCCCGGGGGTGGGCCAAGGATCGACGCAGGACCGCCGATTTTCTGCTTCgctggcgagcggcggcggcggatgcgaaacgcgcgcggatcgcgaacgacatcgcgcgcgagcacgacgatcgcagggcgacgcggtcggggtggaggcgctggtgcgcgcacgtcgcggacgcggaaaGGGCGCGAGAGCTGACCGAAAAAGCGGAGGCTCACTTTGCGTTTAcgtcggcgaaggacgcgtttgcgcggtggcggtgggcgtcggcggcgacgcgtcgcgacgccgccgcggacgccttcgTCATGACGTGGCTCGCCAGACGGACGATCACACGATGGAGGAACCagacggagcgcgcgctgatgagggaggcgcggcggagggtcgccgcgcgccatcaCTACCGCGCCACGCTTCGGCGGGTACTCACCGTGGTTTTTCCGCGGTTCGTCGAGTGGTCAAAGACGAGAAACGCCGTtcgcgccaaggcggcggcgcaccacGAACGCGTGACGAGGCGCAAGGTGATGAACGCCTGGAGGGGCCCGATCGTGACGGAGGGGCGCAAGGACAGGCTCGCGTCTCGAAAGGCTTCGGTGATGCGGGACGCTCTTTTGGCGCTAAAGGCTTTCGTGTCGTGGCGGCACTGGACGGAGAAGAGGGCGGCGAAGAACCGCGCGctggccgacgcggacgcgcaccACGGCGCGGTGCTGCTGCACAGGTGCTTGCTCGCGTGGGACGACTGGCTGAGCGGTAAgctgcgccggcgcgaggctacgggcgcgcgggtcggagccgcggcgcgagcgctgGGCGAGACCAAACGCTTCAGAATTTTCGCCGGTTGGCTCGAGATGGCCAGGGAGGGTGCGGTGTTTCGCGTGCAGGCGGACAGGGCGGACGCGCAcagggacgagcgcgcgaaggtGTGCGTTCTCCTCGCGTGGCTCGACCACGTCGATCAACGCAAGAAGCGCCGGATGGACATCGTCACGGCTGATCGATTCAGGCGACGACGGTTAACGTTtgacgcgatggaggcgtgggtccgacgcgtcgtccatcgcaGAAGGCGCGTCACGGGATACGCTAACGCGGTGACGTGGCGCAACGCACGCACGTCCAGGCGCGTCTGGCGGCTCTGGCGCGCGTGGCTCGACCGCCGGGGGcggaagcgcgcgcgcgaggaggcggcgttggcgatgcatcgcgacgcgtggatgagggacggcgcccgcgcctggctcgccgccgggctggAGAGCCGGGACAGACGCGCGGAGCggagcgcccgcgtcgccgccgaggaagcagccgccgcgttggtcCGCGCTGGCAAGttcgcgcggaggtggaggcacagggtgctcggcgcgagggagagcgtcgcgaggtTTGAGCCGTTTGAAAGGGTGGAGCCGTTTGAAAGGGTGGCGCCGTTTGAAAGGGTGGCGTTTGCGGCTGTCGATTCGCGGATCCGCTCGACGTGCTCGAGCGGGGgttcggcggcttcgtcggagGATCCGTACCGCCCTCGTCTCGTGGGGGGCAACCTCGGGGGcaagcgcgccgacgccgaggcgcccgcCGTGACGGCTGTGACGGATGTAACGGCCGTAACGGCCGTAACGGCCGTAACGGCCGTGaccccggacgcgccgaggggtTTCGTCTCTTTCCCGCGTCTGCTACACCCGACTCCCCCGGGTTtgccgacgcccccgtcgccgtgggtcaggccgccgaggacgccgcccgcgtccgctgcgacgtcgtccgcgatgtccgtcgcgagcgtcatGACCCCCGAGGATCTGAAACGGCACGAGTCGGTCATCGTCGAGCACGAGGCGCTTCGAGCGGAGTCGGCGAGGTTAGCCGCGGAGGCTCGATCGATCGACGGGGACAGCCCGGAGGatgacgcgcggcgacgcgcgctggaggcggcggcgtcgcacctGAGGCAGCGACGCCGGGAGCTGCTACCGGCGgtccgggcggcggcggcggcgctcggcgaggctgTCGCGCTCAGCGATCGGTGA